From Polyodon spathula isolate WHYD16114869_AA chromosome 24, ASM1765450v1, whole genome shotgun sequence, one genomic window encodes:
- the LOC121298745 gene encoding prostaglandin E synthase-like, which produces MALALDLNNEVFSSFLFYATLLLLKMYAVAILTGQLRLRRKAFANPEDSLRHGGLKFCREDADVERCRRVHHNDMECIYPFLFIGALYCMLDPSPSIARLHFRIFFLARLVHTVAYLFALKAPTRSLAYTVGQIPCFSMAFKIVVNIASYW; this is translated from the exons ATGGCTCTCGCACTTGACTTAAACAACGAGGTATTCAGCTCCTTCTTATTTTACGCGACTCTGCTTCTACTCAAGATGTACGCAGTGGCAATCCTAACTGGACAGCTCCGTTTGCGCAGAAAG GCTTTTGCTAACCCGGAGGATTCGCTGCGTCACGGGGGGTTGAAATTCTGCCGCGAGGATGCTGATGTGGAGCGCTGCAGGAG GGTTCATCACAATGATATGGAGTGTATCTACCCTTTCCTGTTCATCGGGGCCCTGTACTGCATGCTTGACCCCAGCCCATCCATCGCCAGGCTTCACTTCCGCATCTTCTTCCTGGCTAGACTGGTCCACACTGTGGCTTACCTGTTCGCTCTAAAAGCCCCTACCCGCTCTTTAGCCTACACTGTTGGGCAAATCCCCTGCTTCTCAATGGCCTTCAAGATTGTGGTCAACATCGCCTCCTACTGGTGA